Sequence from the Kineosporia succinea genome:
CTCTCCGCCGAGCAGTTCGAGCAGCTCACCGCGATCGGTGCCGCGCTGGCCGAGGGTCTTGACCCGAAACGGCGCGTGCTGGCCCAGGCGCTGCACAGCCCCAACGGGCGCCCCGGACTGTCGCGGGACCCGGGCGAGCTGCGCGACGTCAGGCCGTGACCGGCATCGGTTTGGCCATGCGGTCTATGCCCACCCAGACCCCGCCCCTCGCCGGCTGGAGCGTCATCACCATGTAGACGACCCCGATGAAGAGCAGCGTGGGCCGCAGCCCCAGGTGGTCGACGGCGAAGCCCGCCCCCAGGCTGCCCAGCGGCATCCCGGCCCAGCACCCGGCGTTGATCAGGCCGAACGCCCGCGCTCGCATGCGGTCGGGGATGCGCTCGAGCATGACCGTGCCGAGGATCGGGTTGATCGCCCCCGCGGCCAGCCCGGCCAGTGCCTTCACCACGACCAGCGCCCACAGCGGCAGCCCGGCCGCGAGCGCGAAGAACACCGGGCCGCCGCAGATGGTGAACGCCACGACCAGGGTGCGCCGGCGGGGCAGACGGTGGCCGATCGCGCCGAAGAGCAGCGAGCCGACCATGGCCCCGCCACCCATCGCCCCCACCATCAGCCCCAGGGCCACCGCTCCCCCGAGCTCACGCTGCGCGTACACCGGCGTGAGCACCGTGCTGCCGGCGGCGTCGAAGAGGTTCGTCACCACGACGAGCAGCACGATTGCCCGCAGCACGGGCTCTCTCGCGACGAACGTCAGCCCTTCCCGCAATCCCGTCCAGTAGCTCTGCTCCTTCGAGGTGACCCCACCGATGCCGGACGAGGTGGCCGACTCGACCGGCCCGTCCACCGTCGGTTTCCTGAACGTCACGAGGCGGGCCACGAGCAACGCCGAGATCATGAACGTGGCCGTGTCGACGAACAGGGCCTCGAGCGCCCCCAGCGCCACGACGAGGAACCCGGCCACGGGCGCCCCCAGCAACCGCGCGCCCCGCTCGGTGGCCTCCATCCAGCCGACGGCACGTTCCAGCGGAACCCCGGCCTCCTTCGCCACCTCCGGCAGGAGGGCGCGACGCGCGGTCTGGCCCGGTGCGTCGATCAGCGAGCCGACGAAGAGCAGGGCCAGCACCGCGCCGAGCGGCAGGCCGACGGTGACGTGGAGGATCGGCACCAGGGCCACGAAGAGGCCGCCGAGGACATCGGTGAGGATGCTGGCACGCCGGTAGCCGAGACGGTCGACCACGACCCCGCCGAAGACGTCACCGAGCACGATGGGCAGGCTGGCGATCACTCCGGCGGCACCGGTGGCGGACGCCGAGCCGGTTACCTCGAGCACGTAGAGCGGCAGGGCGATCAGCGTGATCATGTTGCCGGTCAGCGAGATGGTGTGGGCGGCGTAGAGCGCGCGGAGCGGCCTGCCGGCCGGCGTCATTCCGGCCTCCGGAAGAGCTGGTACACGAGGACCGCGGTCTGCGTGCTCTCGCGGTCGTTGGCCACGGACCGGGCTTCCCAGCGCTCGACCAGATCGTTCACCTCACTCTGCAGATCGCGCATCTGATCGAGGGTGAGGTGCAGATAGGCGTCTCCGGTGGTGGACGCGTGCACCCAGTCGGGATGCATCGCCGGTTCGGCGACGAGGTACTGCTCGAAGACATCGGCGTAGCGATGCGCGATCGCGCGCCGCAGCGCGCTCGAGGCAACGTGGCGTTCCGGGTCTTTCAGATCGTCGGCCGGCGACCAGCTCGTGGACGCGTGCACCGCCCGCCACCAGCGCTCGCGCCGGTCGCGGGCCAGCTCGGGAGCTTCTTCGACGAAGCCGAACTCGGCCAGCTTGCCCACGTGGTAGCTGACCGTGCCCGGGGCCTCGTCGACCAGGTCGCCGAGCATGCCGACCGACTGCGGGCCGCGCACCCGGAGCTCACCGAGCAGCGTGATGCGCAGCGGGTGGGCCAGCACACGCATGGCCTTGGGATCGGTGAGGCGGACGGTTTCGGCGGCACGGTCGGGCCGTTCACCGTCACGCTGCTCCGGGTCTCCACTCGGCGTCATGTCCCCCAGGCTAGTTCCACAAGACTTCTTGTGCAATGTTCCTTGTGGAACTGACCCGGCCGGTCCGGCGGGCTCCTTCACCGACCTGCGGGCATGCTGGGCAGATGCCCGAAGGTGACGTCGTTCTGCGGTCCGCGCGCCGGTTGCACGCCGCGCTCGCGGGACGTGAGCTGATCACGGCGGACCTGCGCTGGCCGTCGCTCGCCGAGGAGAACCTGGTCGGCCTGGAGGTGCTCGAGGTCGTCGCGATCGGCAAGCACCTGCTGATCCGGCTCGAGCAGAACGCCACGCTGCACAGCCATCTGCGCATGGAGGGCTCCTGGCACGTGCACCGCACCGGCGAGCCGTGGCGGAGGCCGCGCACCGAGCACGAGATCCGTGCCGTGCTGGCCAACTCGGAGTGGACCGCGATCGGCCATCACCTCGGCATGCTCGACCTGGTCGCCACCGACCGGGAGCACACACTGGTCGGGCACCTGGGCATGGACATCCTCTCCCCCGCCTGGGATCCGGACGTCGCCGTGCAGCGGGTGCGTGACCAGGGCACCCGTGAGATCGGGCTGGTGCTGCTCGATCAGCGGGTGATCGCGGGGATCGGCACGTTCTTCATGAGTGAGGCGGCGTTCCTGCGCGGGGTGAATCCGTGGACGCCGACCTCCTCGGTGACGAAGCTCGACCAGCTGGTGCGCCTCGCGCACAAGCTGATGGTGGTGAACGTCGACCGGGCCACGCAGGTCACCACGGGCAATGCGCGGAAGGGGCAGGAGGCGTACGTGCACGCGCGGTCGGGGCGGCCCTGCCGACGCTGTGGGACGACGATCCGGGTGGCACAGCTCGGGGAGGCACCGAACGACCGCGCGGTGTTCTGGTGCCCGCACTGCCAGCCGGGGGTGGTGCCGACCGACGACGGACGCGAGCGGCGGCCCCTGGGCGCGGAACGCGCACCTTCGGGGCGGCGAACCTCGCCCCGGTCGCCCTACCGGCGCTGACGACGAGGGACGACGCGGACAGTCCGCGGGCCCGGCGGCTGGGCGCGCCCGCCGGGTCGACGAACAGGGCAGGTCGTCGAACAGGGCAGGTCAAGGGATCCCCGGTTCGCGGACGGCCCACAATCGCGGGCGGCCGGCCTCGGCGGCGGCCCGGACCAACCGGCGCCGAGACGGCCCCAAAGCGCCGATGCCCCGGGATCCGCGAGGATCGAGGGGCATCAGCGTGGTGAGAAACTCTAGGGTTTATGCGGCCCCGGCCAGCTCGTCGGCCAGCCCGTCGGGAACGGTGTCGGGCACCCGCACACCGGCCGGAACGATGTTCTCGGCGGCGGCGACCCGCTCGCTCACTTCGTGCAGCACCGACGACAGCGGCACGGCGAGCGCCCCGCAGATCGAGGCCAGCAGCTCGGACGACGCCTCCTTCTGACCGCGCTCGACCTCGCTCAGGTAACCGAGGGAGACACGGGCCACCGAGGACACCTCACGCAGGGTGCGGCCCTGCTGGCGCCTGGCATCACGGAGCACGTCGCCGATCTCCTGCCGTAGAAGCACCATGGCGCGCCCTCCTTTCTGTGGTCCTACCCTCGGCGCCCCGCCCGGAAGGCGGGACTCGACGGTGTTGGCACCATCTTGCCCCCGAACCGTTACGACCGTGTGGCCGACAGTCCGGCGCCCGTTCGACTTGACGGACTGTTCTATACCCAGATCGTTCATCGTGCGCGATTCATGAGGACCGGCCGATGTGCGTCGTGGTGGATTTACCGTACCCCGCGGCACCGACAACGGTCGCGTAGGAGTCCGGACTGCGCGTGCCGAGACAGCACTTTCGGACCGGTTGGCAGCTGGCGACATGTGAGCATCAACGGTGCGGAGGATGCCGGTGTTCCGGGGTTGAGGCGACCTGACTCACCTTTGACAACCCCTTGACTCCCGGGCCCTCGCGTGAGGCCTTCAGCTGGGCGTCACCTGATGAGGTCGGCCAGCAGTTCGAGCACCCGGCCGGTGCTGCCCAGGCGGACCGCCGCACGGTCTCCCGGCAGGTCCAGCCGGAGCACCGCGGCCGTGATCTCGCCGTGACCTACGGGGAGGTAAAAGCGCTGATCAGTCGCCGGTTCCGGGACCTTCGGCAGGGCGCCCGCGACGGCCACGAAAACGCGCCCGGCGGGGGCCCCGTCGGCCGGCCCGGGCCCGGCGACCCCGGTCGTCGCGAGGCCGAAGTCCGCCTTCAGCAGGCGCCGGACCCCGTGAGCCATCTGTGCGGCGACCTCCGGATCGACGGGGCCGTTCGCCGAGAGCAGATCCGGATCGACGCCCAGAACATCCCTTTTGACGTCCACGGCGTAGGCCACGACGGCCCCGCGCAGCACCGCCGACGCACCCGCGATCGCCACCAGCGAGGCCGAGACCATGCCGCCCGTGAGCGATTCGGCGACCGCCACGGTGCGCCCCTGTTCGCTCAGGGCTGAAACGATCTGGGCCGCGCTCTGGTCGACATCCGCAGCTGACTCGTCGACCAGGACGTGGTGCGGGGACGCCTCGAGCTCGCTCACGTCGGCCTTGCCGGGTCGAGGTTCGGGGGCGTCGTCGGTACGGGTCTCAGGCACCCGCACAGACTGCCATCGGTGCGCGTCGAGGGCTTGGGCAGAGAGACCGCCCGCGAGGTGGCGGGAAGCAGCGCCCGCGCCCGGTCCGGCAAGACGAAGCCCAGGCAAGGCACAGACCAGGCAAGGCACAACCCCGGCCGGTCGCCGGGCGCACCCGGCACCTAGGCCGGGGTCCCGCCTCTCGCGGTACGGCGCAGGCGCACGGCCTGGAAGACGTAGTCGAGGCCCGTCCCCAGCGTCAGGGCCACGGCCACGGCCATCGCCACGAAGGCCACCGGCTCCACCACGGAGGGCAGGGGGCAGACCATGAGCATGATCGCGAACGACTGGGCAACGGTCTTCACCTTGCCACCGCGCGAGGCCGCCATCACGCCGTAGCGGATCATGAAGAAGCGCATGACGGTGATGCCGAGCTCGCGGAAGAGCACCAGCACGGTGACCCACCACCACAGCGCCCCGATGATCGACAGCGAGATCAGGGCGGCGCCGATCAGGGCCTTGTCGGCGATCGGGTCGGCGATCTTGCCCAGGTCGGTGACCAGGCCGCGACTGCGGGCCAGGTCGCCGTCGATGCGGTCGGTGATGATCGCGGCGCCGAAGGCCACCGTGGCCGCGATGCGCCAGCTGGTCTCGTGCCCGTCGCCGTGCAGCATCAGGAAGGCGAACAACGGGACCAGCGCGATGCGCAGCCCCGTCAGCGCGTTCGCGATGTTCCAGTTGCTGGGCGCCGTGGTCGTGGCGCTCACCCTGCTGAGGTCACCGCGACGGACGGGACACCGTCGAGGGCGGAGACGGGTGAGGCGACCAGGTCGACCCCGAGGGACTCGGTGACCACCGCGTCCACCCATTCGCCGGGCGTGGCCGAAACCCCCGGCAGCAGCACCTGCCCGTCGACCTCGGGGCCCTGGTGACCGGCCCGGCCGACCACGGTGTCCGGATCGTCTTCGTCGACACCCTCGACGAGCACGCGCACGCGCTCGCCGATCCGCTCCTCGGCCCGCTGCGCCGTGAGCTCCTCGACCAGGCCGGTGATGTGCGAGACCCGGTCGGCGATCTCGTCGGCCGACAGCTTGCCGTCGAGCCCGGCGGCCTCGGTGCCGTCTTCGTCGGAGTAGCCGAACACGCCGACCACGTCGAGGCGGGCCTCGGTCAGGAAGCCGGCCAGCTCCTCGACGTCGGCCTCGGTCTCGCCCGGGAACCCGACGATCACGTTGGACCGGACGCCGGCCAGCGGGCTCTTCTGGCGCACGGTGCCGAGCAGGCTCAGGAAGTCGCCGGTGCTGCCGAAGCGGCGCATCCGCCGCAGCACCGCGTTGGACGAGTGCTGGAACGAGAGGTCGAAGTACGGGGCCACGCCGGGCGTGGTGGCGATCGCGTCGAGCAGACCGGGACGCAGCTCGGCCGGCTGCAGGTAGGAGACCCGCACCAGGTCGATGCCCTCGACCGCGGTCAGCTCGGGCAGCAGCGTCTCGAGCAGGCGGATGTCACCCAGGTCCTTGCCGTACGAGGTGGAGTTCTCGCTGACCAGGAACAGCTCCTTGACGCCGCGCTCGGCCAGCCAGCGGGCCTCGGTGAGCACGTCGGCCGGGCGGCGCGACAGGAAGGCACCACGGAAGGCCGGGATGGCGCAGAACGCGCAGCGGCGGTCGCAGCCGGAGGCCAGCTTGAGCGGGGCCCAGGGCCGGCCGTCGAGACGGCGGCGGATCACCCGCGGGCCGCTCACCGGGGCCACGCCGTCGGGCAGGTCGCCGATGATCACCGGGTCGGACGAGGCGCCGTGACCGGGCACCGAGACCCCGGCGCCGGCACCGGCGCGCGCGGAGGGCGTCAGCGGCAGCAGCGTGCGCCGGTCGACCGGCACGTGCGACTTCGGCTTCTCACCGTGCAGGATCGCGTCGAGGTGGGTGGAGAGGTCGGCGTAGGAGTCGAACCCGAGCACCGCGTCGGCCTCGGGCAGCGACTCGGCCAGCTGCTCGCCGTACCGCTCGGCCATGCAGCCGACGGCCACGACGGCCTTGGTGCGGGCCGGGCCGTCTTTCAGCTCGGCCGCCTCCATCAGCACGTCGATGGAGTCTTTCTTCGCCTGCTCGACGAAGCCGCAGGTGTTGACCACCGCGACGTCGGCGTTCTCGGCGTCGTCGACGAGCTCCCACCCGGCAGCGGCCAGGCGACCGGCCAATTCTTCCGAATCGACCTCGTTCCTGGTGCATCCCAGGGTGACCAGAGCGACGGAACGGGTGTCGGAACGAGGGGCAACCACGGCCACAGACTACTGGCCGTTTCGGTGTGCCGTTTCTGCCCTGGCCCCGAAGGCGCCGGATGTGAGCAGGTTGTGAGTCCCGGAAGCCCCGTTCGGAGGGCGAACCGCAGCGGTCCCGACCCCCGACGGCAGGCGACCCGGCCGCGTTCGGCGACCGGGTCGTCCACCATCGGACCGCCCTGGGGACAGCAGTCGGACCGCCCTGGGGACAGCAGTCGGACCGCCCCGGGGACAGCAGCTGAGCTCAGGCGCCGGTGTTCGCGCCGGCGTTCTCGTTGAGCAGCGAGCGCATCGAGCGCGTCGGCTGCAGCCACGCACCACCGGCGGGCAGGTTGTCGAGACGCACGCGCGGCAGCGGCGTGGTGAAGGCCCCGGGCACGTCCTCGAGGTCGACGAACCGGATCACCTCGGACTCCTGCGCGTAGCCCGCCACCTCGACGAACGACAGCACGGTGACGTCGACGCCCTCGCGCGCCAGCTCCTCGAGCGGCTCGTTGAAGTTACGCCCGTCACCGCTGGCCACCACCAGACGCCGCAGCGTGTGGGTGCGGTGCCGTTCGGCGATGTGGGCCAGCATGTCGGCGTCCACGTCGTCGAGCGGGCCCAGCTTGGGCCGGGCGAACACCGCGTAACCGAACGACCGGATGGCCTCCACCCAGCCCCGCATGGTGGCGGCGCCACCGGGCGGCACGTTCGCGAACACCGCGCCCTCGACCTCCCGCTCGCCCGCCTGGGCCAGCAGCCACTTGGCGACCGCGTCGAACCGCGGCCGGGACTGGGCCGAGGGACGGCCGCCGATCACGTTCGAGAGCGTCATGTCGATGTTGGGCGCGTCCCAGACCAGCAGGTCCAGCTCGGTACCGGTCACATCGTCCGCAGAAAGGGGGGCGGCTTCCTCGCCCATTTCGTCAATCATCATCCATACCTGGTTCCCATAGATCTTCTACCCGCCCGGCATCGTCATCCGGCGGGGTCTCCCCCCGAATGAGAGCCAGCGTGCCAGGAAGATCGTCCGGTTTCACCATGACGTCACGGGCCTTGCTGCCCTCACTCGGTCCCACCACGCCACGGGACTCCAGCAGGTCCATCAGGCGACCGGCCTTCGCGAACCCGACCCGCAGCTTGCGCTGCAGCATCGAGGTCGACCCGAACTGCGAGGTGACGATCAGTTCGGCAGCCGCGAGCAGCAACTCAAGATCGTCACCGATGTCCTCGTCGATCTCCTTGCGCACCACCTGCGCGGCGACGTCCTCACGGTAGACCGGCTGGAGCTGCGTCTTGACATGCTCGACGACCCGCTCCACCTCGCTCTCGCTGACCCAGGCGCCCTGCACGCGCATGGGCTTGGAGGCACCCATCGGCAGGAACAGCGCGTCACCCTGGCCGATCAGCTTCTCCGCGCCGGGCTGGTCGAGCACCACCCGGGAGTCGGTGACCGAGCTGGTGGCGAACGCCATCCGCGACGGCACGTTGGCCTTGATCAGGCCGGTGACGACGTCGACCGACGGACGCTGGGTGGCCAGCACCAGGTGGATGCCGGCGGCGCGGGCGAGCTGGGTGATGCGGACGATCGCGTCCTCCACGTCCCGGGGGGCCACCATCATCAGGTCGGCGAGCTCGTCGACCACGACCAGGAGGTACGGGTACGGCGTGAGCTGCCGGTCGCTGCCCGGGGGCAGCACCACGGAGCCGTTGCGGATGGCCTTGTTGAAGTCGTCGACGTGCTTGAACCCGAACGCCGACAGGTCGTCGTACCGGGTGTCCATCTCCTTCACCACCCACTGGAGGGCCTCGGAGGCCTTCTTCGGGTTGGTGATGATCGGCGTGATCAGGTGCGGGATGCCCTCGTAGGCGGTCAGTTCCACGCGCTTGGGGTCAACCAGCACCATGCGCACCTCGTCGGGCGTGGAGCGCATCAGCAGCGACGTGATCATCGAGTTCACGAACGACGACTTACCCGCACCGGTGGCCCCGGCCACCAGCATGTGCGGCATCTTGGCCAGGTTCGCGATGACGTAGCCGCCCTCGACGTCCTTGCCCACGCCCATCACCATCGGGTGCTCGGAGCGGCGCGCGGTCTGGCTGCGCAGCACGTCGCCGAGCGAGACGGTCTCGCGGTCGGTGTTCGGGATCTCGATGCCGATCGCCGACTTGCCCGGGATCGGCGACAGGATGCGCACGTCGGCGCTGGCCACCGCGTAGGAGATGTTCTTGCTCAGCGCGGTGACCTTCTCGACCTTCACCGCCTGGCCGACCTCGACCTCGTAGCGGGTCACCGTCGGGCCCCGGCTGAAGCCGGTGACCTGCGCGTCGATGCCGAAGTCCTCGAACACCCGGGTGAGCGACTCGACCACCTTGTCGTTGGCCTCGCTGCGCTCCTTGGGCGGCGGGCCGGCGGCCAGGATGTCGGAGGGCGGCAGGTGGTAGGTCACGTCACCGGCGAGCAGCAGCTGCTCGACGCGCTCGGGCAGCTGGGTGGTCTCCGGGGCCTCGGGAGCCTTCGACGGGACCGGCTGGAGCTTGGCCGAGGGGGCGGGCGGCGGGGGCGGCGGAAGGTCGGGCTTCGGCTTCGGAGCGGCGCGGCCGGCGTCCATCAGCTCGGACAACCCGATCTCACCGGCCTCGCGCTCGCGGTCGGCCTCCTCGGCCGCGTCGAGGTCGAAGACCTTCTGCTTCTTGCGGGGCCTCGTCGGGATCGGCGCGGTGTCGCCGTCCTCCGGCTTCACGATCGCCTGGGCGTAGGCCTCGTCACCGTGCAGCGGGCCGTCGTCGTCGGAGTGCCCGCGGCGGCGACGGGTGAGGTAGCGCACGTCGTCGTCGGTGCCCATGCCGGTGAGCGAGTCGTGCAGGTACCGCAGGCGCTCGGGGATGGCGTAGACCGGGGTGGCGGTGACGACCAGGACGCCGAAGAAGGCCAGCAGCAACAGGATCGGCACGGCACCCCACAGGCTCACGCCGGCGTTCAGCGGGGCGGCGCTCAGGTAGCCGATCATGCCGCCCGCCGCGCGCATCTCGCGGGCGCCGTCGGAGGGGCCGGGGATGCCGGCGGCCAGGTGGGTCAGGCCGGTGGCGGAGACGCAGACCGCGGTGGTGCCGATGACGATCCGGTTGACCGAGGCGACCTCCTCGGGACGCCGCATCACCATCGTGCCCCAGACGAACAGCAGCAGGGGCAGCACCAGACCGACCTTGCCGACCGTGCCCGCGACGACCGCGTGCACGCCGACGCCGACCGCGCCCGGCAGCCCCCACCACTCACGGGCCGCCACCACGATCGCGGCGGCGATGAGGATGAAGCCGAGGCCGTCGCGGCGGTGGTCGGGGTCGAGGTCGCGGGCTCCCTGGCCGACCAGCCGCGCTCCCCCGCCGAGCAGGTGGGCGACGCCCATGTAGAGGGCCGCGAGCATGCGGAAGGGCAGGGCGGGACGGGACGGCGCGCTGCGGCGGGCGGGGGGTTTCGCGGCTGCCTTCTTGGCCGGCGCGCGGCCCTTGGACGCACTGGTGCTGCGGGAGCGGCCGGCCGCACTTCGGGAGGCAGCCGAGCGTGAAGATCTGCCGCCAGATGTGGACGTACGGGTCGCCATGGTGGCGAGGCTACGCGATAGCCACGCCTGATCACGGGTGCAACGCCGAGCGTCACGGGGCCGGGGTGAACGCCTGTTCCGTACTCAACTCTTTACCCCCTCGAGACTGACACACCGAAGGGGCGATTACGGGTGCACGCACCGGGCACCCTACATTCAGGGGCGTGCCGGCCCAGGAACTACGGGTGGACGCCGAGCCGGAAACCGGTGCGGCCCGCCCCTTGCATCATCATCCCTACACCCGACCGGCCCTGTTCGTGGTCGTGCTGGTCGCCGTGGCCGTGATCGCCGCGGTGGTCGGGATCCGGCGGCTCGAACCCGACCCGGTGCCCGCGTGGCCCGCCCAGGCCGGGCAGACCGGCTCGTCCACCTGCACCGATCCCTCGCGCAGCCAGCAGTGGCGGGTCTCGTGGACCGTGACCCCGCAGATCGGCGTGGTGCCGACCGCGATGGCCGCGCGCACGCTGCCCGACGGCGCCTGGACCGACCGCGGCGGCGACCGCTGGCAGCTGCGCTGGAACCAGGCCCCGGCCGAGGCCGCGGGCACCGACTTCGCCTGGGACCACTCGCTGACCGCGCCGATGTCGGGGCTGTCCGGGGTGGCCGTCTCGGCCGCGATGTCACCGCGGTACGTCACGCCGGACGGCGCCTGCACGGTCTACGCGGCCGCGTTCGGGCCGGGAGCCGTGGGCAAGGGCTCGGTCGCGGTGGTCGGCGACAGCCTGACCGCCCAGCTGATCGTGCCCGCCGTGGGGCAGGACGGCGGTGTGGCCGACGAGAACGTCCCGCCCGTCACCTCGAGCCTGTACCCGACGGCCGCGGCCGTCGGGAGCACCCCGTCCGCCGTCCCGACCACCTCGGTCCCCGAGCTGGGGCCGCTGGCCGCCTCTCTGACCGCGCTCGGGATGCGTCCGCAGGTGGACGGTCAGGGCGGGCGCCGCTGGGTGACCGACCCCGACGCGACCGAACCGATCGACCAGGCCAACTGGACGATGCTCGACGAGCTGCGCGGGCTGCGCGAGGCGGGCTCCGTGGTGGTGGCGCTGGGCACGAACGACGCCAGCTGGGCCAGCCAGGCCCGCACCGACGCGCAGTTCGAGGAACGGCTTAGCTGGACCCTGTCGAACCTGCAGAGCATGCTCGACGAGATGGCGGTGAGCGGGCACTGCACGGTGGTCATGAGCATGGCCAGCCAGGGCAAGAAGGGCACCGGCACCCAGCGCGGCGACCGGTTCGAGCTGGCCGCGGCGCGGATCAACGCGGTGCTGCGGGCCAATGCCGACAGCCAGGGCCGGCTCGCGTTCTACGACTGGGGCGCCCAGGGTGACCAGCACGCGTTCGGTACGGCGGACGCGTGGTTCGGCAAGGACACGATCCACCTGTCCCCCGCCGGGGTGCCGGCCTACGTGACGGCGATGACCGAGGCCGCGCGGCTCGGCTGCTGACCGCGGGACACGAAGAAGGGGGCGCCCACCACGGGCGCCCCCTTCTTTCCGTGCGGCCTCAGGCCTCGATCACCAGCGGGATGATCATCGGCCGGCGGCGGTAGGACTCGTTGACCCACCGGCCGACGACGCGCCGCACGATCTGCTGCAGCTGGTGCGTGTCGGTGTTGGTGCCATTGTTCGCGGCGTCGCGCAGCGCGTCGACGATGCGCGGGCGCACCTGGTCGAACACCGCCTCGTCCTCCGCGAAACCACGGGCGTGGATCTCCGGCCCGGCGACGACCTTGCCGCTGGCCGGGTCGACGACCACGATGATCGAGATGAAGCCCTCCTCACCGAGGATGCGCCGGTCTTTCAGGTCGGCCTCGGTGATCTCGCCGACCGTGGAGCCGTCGACGTAGACCAGACCGCAGTCGATCTTGCCGACCATCGTGGCCTTGC
This genomic interval carries:
- a CDS encoding NYN domain-containing protein, which produces MGEEAAPLSADDVTGTELDLLVWDAPNIDMTLSNVIGGRPSAQSRPRFDAVAKWLLAQAGEREVEGAVFANVPPGGAATMRGWVEAIRSFGYAVFARPKLGPLDDVDADMLAHIAERHRTHTLRRLVVASGDGRNFNEPLEELAREGVDVTVLSFVEVAGYAQESEVIRFVDLEDVPGAFTTPLPRVRLDNLPAGGAWLQPTRSMRSLLNENAGANTGA
- a CDS encoding winged helix-turn-helix domain-containing protein; its protein translation is MTPSGDPEQRDGERPDRAAETVRLTDPKAMRVLAHPLRITLLGELRVRGPQSVGMLGDLVDEAPGTVSYHVGKLAEFGFVEEAPELARDRRERWWRAVHASTSWSPADDLKDPERHVASSALRRAIAHRYADVFEQYLVAEPAMHPDWVHASTTGDAYLHLTLDQMRDLQSEVNDLVERWEARSVANDRESTQTAVLVYQLFRRPE
- a CDS encoding DNA-formamidopyrimidine glycosylase family protein: MPEGDVVLRSARRLHAALAGRELITADLRWPSLAEENLVGLEVLEVVAIGKHLLIRLEQNATLHSHLRMEGSWHVHRTGEPWRRPRTEHEIRAVLANSEWTAIGHHLGMLDLVATDREHTLVGHLGMDILSPAWDPDVAVQRVRDQGTREIGLVLLDQRVIAGIGTFFMSEAAFLRGVNPWTPTSSVTKLDQLVRLAHKLMVVNVDRATQVTTGNARKGQEAYVHARSGRPCRRCGTTIRVAQLGEAPNDRAVFWCPHCQPGVVPTDDGRERRPLGAERAPSGRRTSPRSPYRR
- a CDS encoding MFS transporter, translating into MTPAGRPLRALYAAHTISLTGNMITLIALPLYVLEVTGSASATGAAGVIASLPIVLGDVFGGVVVDRLGYRRASILTDVLGGLFVALVPILHVTVGLPLGAVLALLFVGSLIDAPGQTARRALLPEVAKEAGVPLERAVGWMEATERGARLLGAPVAGFLVVALGALEALFVDTATFMISALLVARLVTFRKPTVDGPVESATSSGIGGVTSKEQSYWTGLREGLTFVAREPVLRAIVLLVVVTNLFDAAGSTVLTPVYAQRELGGAVALGLMVGAMGGGAMVGSLLFGAIGHRLPRRRTLVVAFTICGGPVFFALAAGLPLWALVVVKALAGLAAGAINPILGTVMLERIPDRMRARAFGLINAGCWAGMPLGSLGAGFAVDHLGLRPTLLFIGVVYMVMTLQPARGGVWVGIDRMAKPMPVTA
- the pgsA gene encoding CDP-diacylglycerol--glycerol-3-phosphate 3-phosphatidyltransferase gives rise to the protein MSATTTAPSNWNIANALTGLRIALVPLFAFLMLHGDGHETSWRIAATVAFGAAIITDRIDGDLARSRGLVTDLGKIADPIADKALIGAALISLSIIGALWWWVTVLVLFRELGITVMRFFMIRYGVMAASRGGKVKTVAQSFAIMLMVCPLPSVVEPVAFVAMAVAVALTLGTGLDYVFQAVRLRRTARGGTPA
- a CDS encoding helix-turn-helix domain-containing protein; this encodes MVLLRQEIGDVLRDARRQQGRTLREVSSVARVSLGYLSEVERGQKEASSELLASICGALAVPLSSVLHEVSERVAAAENIVPAGVRVPDTVPDGLADELAGAA
- the rimO gene encoding 30S ribosomal protein S12 methylthiotransferase RimO, producing MVAPRSDTRSVALVTLGCTRNEVDSEELAGRLAAAGWELVDDAENADVAVVNTCGFVEQAKKDSIDVLMEAAELKDGPARTKAVVAVGCMAERYGEQLAESLPEADAVLGFDSYADLSTHLDAILHGEKPKSHVPVDRRTLLPLTPSARAGAGAGVSVPGHGASSDPVIIGDLPDGVAPVSGPRVIRRRLDGRPWAPLKLASGCDRRCAFCAIPAFRGAFLSRRPADVLTEARWLAERGVKELFLVSENSTSYGKDLGDIRLLETLLPELTAVEGIDLVRVSYLQPAELRPGLLDAIATTPGVAPYFDLSFQHSSNAVLRRMRRFGSTGDFLSLLGTVRQKSPLAGVRSNVIVGFPGETEADVEELAGFLTEARLDVVGVFGYSDEDGTEAAGLDGKLSADEIADRVSHITGLVEELTAQRAEERIGERVRVLVEGVDEDDPDTVVGRAGHQGPEVDGQVLLPGVSATPGEWVDAVVTESLGVDLVASPVSALDGVPSVAVTSAG
- a CDS encoding FtsK/SpoIIIE family DNA translocase, with the translated sequence MATRTSTSGGRSSRSAASRSAAGRSRSTSASKGRAPAKKAAAKPPARRSAPSRPALPFRMLAALYMGVAHLLGGGARLVGQGARDLDPDHRRDGLGFILIAAAIVVAAREWWGLPGAVGVGVHAVVAGTVGKVGLVLPLLLFVWGTMVMRRPEEVASVNRIVIGTTAVCVSATGLTHLAAGIPGPSDGAREMRAAGGMIGYLSAAPLNAGVSLWGAVPILLLLAFFGVLVVTATPVYAIPERLRYLHDSLTGMGTDDDVRYLTRRRRGHSDDDGPLHGDEAYAQAIVKPEDGDTAPIPTRPRKKQKVFDLDAAEEADREREAGEIGLSELMDAGRAAPKPKPDLPPPPPPAPSAKLQPVPSKAPEAPETTQLPERVEQLLLAGDVTYHLPPSDILAAGPPPKERSEANDKVVESLTRVFEDFGIDAQVTGFSRGPTVTRYEVEVGQAVKVEKVTALSKNISYAVASADVRILSPIPGKSAIGIEIPNTDRETVSLGDVLRSQTARRSEHPMVMGVGKDVEGGYVIANLAKMPHMLVAGATGAGKSSFVNSMITSLLMRSTPDEVRMVLVDPKRVELTAYEGIPHLITPIITNPKKASEALQWVVKEMDTRYDDLSAFGFKHVDDFNKAIRNGSVVLPPGSDRQLTPYPYLLVVVDELADLMMVAPRDVEDAIVRITQLARAAGIHLVLATQRPSVDVVTGLIKANVPSRMAFATSSVTDSRVVLDQPGAEKLIGQGDALFLPMGASKPMRVQGAWVSESEVERVVEHVKTQLQPVYREDVAAQVVRKEIDEDIGDDLELLLAAAELIVTSQFGSTSMLQRKLRVGFAKAGRLMDLLESRGVVGPSEGSKARDVMVKPDDLPGTLALIRGETPPDDDAGRVEDLWEPGMDDD
- a CDS encoding CinA family protein gives rise to the protein MVDESAADVDQSAAQIVSALSEQGRTVAVAESLTGGMVSASLVAIAGASAVLRGAVVAYAVDVKRDVLGVDPDLLSANGPVDPEVAAQMAHGVRRLLKADFGLATTGVAGPGPADGAPAGRVFVAVAGALPKVPEPATDQRFYLPVGHGEITAAVLRLDLPGDRAAVRLGSTGRVLELLADLIR